From Amphiprion ocellaris isolate individual 3 ecotype Okinawa chromosome 2, ASM2253959v1, whole genome shotgun sequence, a single genomic window includes:
- the creb3l3a gene encoding cyclic AMP-responsive element-binding protein 3-like protein 3-A isoform X2 — MEHYHEQGCDGTELLDWLFDQNEGILRHVETGHHSNHHSWPIQNPNILQVDEQGDDYFLNALLSGSESVSASPLWSPSPSDSGISEDPPSDQMDSPGRPESPPGDNQSFGIKPPTKAALEANVSIDLNGWDLGFATGKTRITQYPSDVHRPQLSSGFPLTVKDLLLSGTPEPQPPQPSQKSIQELVLNEDEKKLLAKEGVTLPSQLPLTKYEERILKKIRRKIRNKQSAQESRKKKKEYIDGLESRMAACNAHNQELQRKVSQLEKCNMSLMEQLRRLQALVMNSSNKPAQTGTCVLVLLLSFSLILFPSLKPFSDTKVSQGDFSPVRIQSRSLQNLQASRVLHVADSPFSTEEESEPLHRHFSGDRGLEDITALMGKLGVNQEQSTVESMSRNSSQEDGMGHFQVDPITGHIATVTLNPHRSAHLQPNADDM, encoded by the exons ATGGAGCACTACCACGAACAG GGCTGTGACGGCACTGAGCTGCTTGACTGGCTGTTTGATCAAAACGAAGGAATCCTCCGTCATGTGGAAACCGGACACcatagcaaccatcactcttggCCAATCCAGAACCCCAAT ATACTGCAGGTGGACGAACAGGGAGATGATTACTTTCTAAATGCCCTCCTGAGTGGAAGTGAGTCTGTGTCAGCCTCGCCACTCTGGTCCCCGTCTCCTAGTGACAGTGGGATCAGTGAGGACCCTCCTTCAGACCAGATGGACAGTCCTGGGCGTCCTGAAAGTCCTCCTGGGGACAATCAGTCCTTTGGCATCAAACCCCCAACCAAGGCAGCTTTGGAAGCCAATGTCTCCATTGACCTCA ACGGCTGGGACCTCGGCTTCGCAACAGGCAAGACGAGGATTACACAATATCCTTCTGATGTACACAGACCGCAGCTGTCCTCCGGCTTCCCGCTAACTGTCAAAGATCTGCTGCTATCTGGCACACCGGAGCCA CAACCCCCACAGCCATCCCAGAAGTCCATTCAAGAGTTGGTTCTCAATGAAGATGAGAAGAAGCTTTTAGCGAAGGAGGGGGTCACTCTTCCCAGCCAGCTACCTCTCACAAAG TATGAAGAACGGATTCTGAAGAAAATACGCAGAAAGATTCGCAACAAGCAGTCGGCCCAGGagagcaggaagaagaagaaggaataCATTGATGGTCTGGAGAGCAG GATGGCTGCTTGCAATGCACACAACCAGGAACTGCAGAGAAAAGTGTCGCAGCTGGAGAAATGCAACAT GTCTCTAATGGAGCAGCTGCGCAGGCTGCAGGCTCTGGTCATGAATTCATCCAACAAGCCGGCCCAGACTGGGACATGTGTACTG GTGCTTCTGCTGTCCTTCTCCCTGATCCTGTTCCCCAGCCTCAAGCCGTTCTCTGACACCAAGGTCAGCCAAGGAGACTTCAGTCCAGTCAGAA tccagtcACGGTCCCTGCAGAACCTTCAGGCCTCCCGTGTGCTGCACGTCGCTGACTCCCCGTTCTCCACCGAGGAGGAATCGGAGCCTCTGCACCGACATTTCTCAGGAGACCGAGGATTGGAAGATATCACGGCACTGATGGGAAAGCTGGGAGTGAACCAAGAACAGTCCACCGTGGAGTCCATGTCTCGAAACAGCAGTCAGGAGGACGGAATGGGTCATTTCCAGGTAGACCCAATTACCGGTCACATAGCTACTGTGACCCTGAATCCCCACCGCTCTGCCCACCTACAACCAAATGCTGATGACATGTAa
- the rxfp3.2b gene encoding relaxin family peptide receptor 3.2b: MNETGVQTLAPEPCEQQILQEDTSGNCSGGSTGNLSLHCWLQLLTRESIMEFQGDGSSVVVRVMIACVYSIVCALGLVGNSLALYLLHSRYRQKQSSINCFVMGLAITDLQFVLTLPFWAVDTALDFRWPFGRVMCKIISSVTTMNMYASVFFLTAMSVARYYSISSAMKMHSRRAAAARAKWTSLCIWAVSLLATLPHAIYSTSAQVSDEELCLVRFPDSGSWDPQLLLGLYQLQKVLLGFLIPLIIITVCYLLLLRFILSRRIAGVAGPEVKQGRQNRRSKVTKSIAIVVLSFFLCWLPNQALTLWGVLIKFDLVPFSKAFYNVQAYAFPLTVCLAHTNSCLNPVLYCLIRREFRAGLKELLLYATPSFRSLTHLLRRKAKVAEAPPVLVLVQMDV, from the coding sequence ATGAATGAGACTGGAGTTCAAACACTGGCTCCAGAGCCATGTGAGCAGCAGATACTACAGGAGGACACCAGTGGAAACTGCAGCGGAGGTTCCACCGGCAACCTGTCGCTGCACTGCTGGCTGCAGCTCCTCACCAGGGAGTCTATCATGGAGTTTCAAGGAGACGGCTCCAGTGTGGTGGTGCGTGTCATGATAGCATGTGTGTACTCTATAGTCTGTGCACTGGGGCTGGTAGGAAACTCACTGGCTCTGTATCTGCTGCACTCACGTTACAGGCAGAAGCAGTCGTCCATTAACTGCTTTGTGATGGGACTGGCTATCACTGATCTACAGTTTGTGTTGACTTTACCTTTCTGGGCAGTGGACACGGCTCTGGACTTCCGCTGGCCGTTTGGCCGAGTGATGTGCAAAATCATCAGCTCTGTCACAACCATGAACATGTACGCCAGCGTATTCTTCCTCACAGCTATGAGCGTGGCACGTTACTACTCTATCTCCTCTGCCATGAAGATGCACAGCCGGCGGGCAGCAGCCGCCAGGGCCAAGTGGACGAGCCTGTGCATCTGGGCAGTGTCTCTGCTGGCCACTTTGCCACATGCCATCTACTCCACCAGCGCCCAGGTGTCAGATGAGGAGCTCTGCCTGGTGAGGTTCCCAGACTCGGGCAGCTGGGATCCCCAGCTTCTATTAGGTCTCTACCAGCTGCAAAAGGTCCTGCTGGGCTTCCTTATTCCTCTGATAATAATCACTGTCTgctacctgctgctgcttcgcTTCATCCTGAGTCGACGCATCGCAGGTGTAGCAGGTCCAGAAGTGAAGCAAGGCCGGCAGAATCGGCGCTCTAAAGTCACCAAATCGATTGCAATTGTGGTTCTGTCCTTCTTTCTGTGCTGGCTTCCCAATCAGGCCCTGACGCTGTGGGGAGTGCTCATAAAGTTTGACCTCGTGCCCTTCAGCAAGGCTTTCTACAACGTGCAGGCCTACGCATTCCCCCTGACAGTGTGCTTGGCACACACCAACAGCTGCCTCAACCCTGTGCTCTACTGCCTGATTCGCCGGGAGTTTCGTGCAGGCCTCAAGGAACTTCTCCTCTACGCCACTCCGTCCTTCAGGAGTTTGACCCATCTGCTGCGTCGCAAGGCCAAAGTGGCAGAGGCACCACCTGTTCTAGTTTTGGTTCAAATGGACGTCTGA
- the creb3l3a gene encoding cyclic AMP-responsive element-binding protein 3-like protein 3-A isoform X1 has translation MEHYHEQGCDGTELLDWLFDQNEGILRHVETGHHSNHHSWPIQNPNQILQVDEQGDDYFLNALLSGSESVSASPLWSPSPSDSGISEDPPSDQMDSPGRPESPPGDNQSFGIKPPTKAALEANVSIDLNGWDLGFATGKTRITQYPSDVHRPQLSSGFPLTVKDLLLSGTPEPQPPQPSQKSIQELVLNEDEKKLLAKEGVTLPSQLPLTKYEERILKKIRRKIRNKQSAQESRKKKKEYIDGLESRMAACNAHNQELQRKVSQLEKCNMSLMEQLRRLQALVMNSSNKPAQTGTCVLVLLLSFSLILFPSLKPFSDTKVSQGDFSPVRIQSRSLQNLQASRVLHVADSPFSTEEESEPLHRHFSGDRGLEDITALMGKLGVNQEQSTVESMSRNSSQEDGMGHFQVDPITGHIATVTLNPHRSAHLQPNADDM, from the exons ATGGAGCACTACCACGAACAG GGCTGTGACGGCACTGAGCTGCTTGACTGGCTGTTTGATCAAAACGAAGGAATCCTCCGTCATGTGGAAACCGGACACcatagcaaccatcactcttggCCAATCCAGAACCCCAAT CAGATACTGCAGGTGGACGAACAGGGAGATGATTACTTTCTAAATGCCCTCCTGAGTGGAAGTGAGTCTGTGTCAGCCTCGCCACTCTGGTCCCCGTCTCCTAGTGACAGTGGGATCAGTGAGGACCCTCCTTCAGACCAGATGGACAGTCCTGGGCGTCCTGAAAGTCCTCCTGGGGACAATCAGTCCTTTGGCATCAAACCCCCAACCAAGGCAGCTTTGGAAGCCAATGTCTCCATTGACCTCA ACGGCTGGGACCTCGGCTTCGCAACAGGCAAGACGAGGATTACACAATATCCTTCTGATGTACACAGACCGCAGCTGTCCTCCGGCTTCCCGCTAACTGTCAAAGATCTGCTGCTATCTGGCACACCGGAGCCA CAACCCCCACAGCCATCCCAGAAGTCCATTCAAGAGTTGGTTCTCAATGAAGATGAGAAGAAGCTTTTAGCGAAGGAGGGGGTCACTCTTCCCAGCCAGCTACCTCTCACAAAG TATGAAGAACGGATTCTGAAGAAAATACGCAGAAAGATTCGCAACAAGCAGTCGGCCCAGGagagcaggaagaagaagaaggaataCATTGATGGTCTGGAGAGCAG GATGGCTGCTTGCAATGCACACAACCAGGAACTGCAGAGAAAAGTGTCGCAGCTGGAGAAATGCAACAT GTCTCTAATGGAGCAGCTGCGCAGGCTGCAGGCTCTGGTCATGAATTCATCCAACAAGCCGGCCCAGACTGGGACATGTGTACTG GTGCTTCTGCTGTCCTTCTCCCTGATCCTGTTCCCCAGCCTCAAGCCGTTCTCTGACACCAAGGTCAGCCAAGGAGACTTCAGTCCAGTCAGAA tccagtcACGGTCCCTGCAGAACCTTCAGGCCTCCCGTGTGCTGCACGTCGCTGACTCCCCGTTCTCCACCGAGGAGGAATCGGAGCCTCTGCACCGACATTTCTCAGGAGACCGAGGATTGGAAGATATCACGGCACTGATGGGAAAGCTGGGAGTGAACCAAGAACAGTCCACCGTGGAGTCCATGTCTCGAAACAGCAGTCAGGAGGACGGAATGGGTCATTTCCAGGTAGACCCAATTACCGGTCACATAGCTACTGTGACCCTGAATCCCCACCGCTCTGCCCACCTACAACCAAATGCTGATGACATGTAa